One window from the genome of Yarrowia lipolytica chromosome 1B, complete sequence encodes:
- a CDS encoding uncharacterized protein (Compare to YALI0B18546g, similar to Saccharomyces cerevisiae YOR021C; ancestral locus Anc_5.605, similar to uniprot|Q871G1 Neurospora crassa Hypothetical protein B7H23.200): protein MSTFVIEHMEEGFSDWVKLEYAAIASDVGSDKFYLSSLPKGTELPEILIKAEVQGTETEITKFETVIPSFDKSRVCLLDPSAEETLSPEDGDKFDIFLFGGILGDHPPRDRTGELRKYGFAGRNLDKFQMTTDTAVRVTKKVVDDKIPIDKIPYVDYPELKFSKYESTEMPFRYVTDAEGKPIMPKGMFELIKMDSEKSLDDML, encoded by the coding sequence ATGTCCACTTTTGTCATCGAACATATGGAGGAGGGCTTCTCCGACTGGGTCAAGCTCGAGTACGCCGCCATCGCCTCCGATGTCGGCTCCGACAAGTTCTAcctctcttctctgccCAAGGGCACAGAGCTTCCCGAGATCCTGATCAAGGCCGAAGTCCAGGGCACCGAGACTGAGATCACCAAATTCGAGACTGTCATCCCCAGCTTTGACAAGTCCCGGGTCTGTCTTCTTGATCCCTCGGCTGAAGAGACTCTTTCTCCTGAGGACGGAGACAAGTTCGACATCTTCCTGTTTGGAGGTATTCTCGGTGAccatcctcctcgagaTCGGACTGGCGAGCTTCGAAAGTACGGATTTGCCGGCCGAAACCTGGACAAGTTCCAAATGACCACAGACACCGCTGTGCGGGTgaccaagaaggtggtggacgaCAAGATCCCCATTGACAAGATCCCTTACGTGGACTACCCGGAACTCAAGTtctccaagtacgagaGCACTGAGATGCCCTTCCGATACGTCACTGACGCCGAGGGAAAGCCCATCATGCCCAAGGGTATGtttgagctcatcaagaTGGACTCTGAGAAGTCCCTGGACGACATGCTCTAA
- a CDS encoding uncharacterized protein (Compare to YALI0B18480g, similar to Saccharomyces cerevisiae KAP114 (YGL241W); ancestral locus Anc_3.564, weakly similar to uniprot|P53067 Saccharomyces cerevisiae YGL241w KAP114 Member of the karyopherin-beta family nuclear import) translates to MTSIKQLLLDIQAPDNARIKAAEAQLDSLTSPEHAANFALALISESDDGSNPSGTRQLALQLLRRVILKTWSIAYEEFGGYPLPEDVKSRVKTALIGPLLADHDTQNLAAQCLAKIAFCEFPDEWPTLIDQVVQLIESGTAPMGGLQLLKELFADTLSEIQFFGIANQIMTMLHKVVASYPRNDVKCEAVAVLRVSTNFFAMTDTNNETVYHAIQGWCQLFVPILQQDINKDAYSLNKEIVLALQDFRNFAPKPFAECILPVFQACLETLQKAANVYRQTLENPDDELVAFLAQLLLFIDIASSQTAVATNIKSSYMEEWTHAIHKCATLSGPKIESWEDFNVFVTEESDLFLGTSLRYNALQVIETWCEYININWNVPHNNWLDVESWLYLCNGKAGLPDLVAQSATSNEPILRARAYLCDPYTCQPDDPSDLAACASLLALIKDSTPDVSAPTIVQTVARLAPDADDDTPAVLCEALVVAVRKQPNVPNVIPLLFDIVEDDVGNVQTGEQVTSAIDHMSRDVSEQDYLSIAEQCAPYITKFLNQAEGGYTSASETAMDVLTNLMNNSPTEVLPHGFVNLFFPALIPFLRSGDADVLQSTTTVLQVLVERASAEIAAYKVGNESGGQVVVQYIAHLLNPALGDNAPIFIGKLITTVIDKYHNELGAISTEILDATARRLGTADKPLQVTNLILVFCHFIEESPESVVNLLADMKLETPKGVQTGLEALLKNWFEKFIYSSTSSLPSVTALGSLFKLQDPRIMEMIVDGRPLPVEAGVVVTRSMAKRMQTYEQISAQQKIIEMLIEDLKSCENDINRQEQESNAGGHAVPVEEVDEGDDEWEELDGLDELVHWAQNDAKADLVDNKETMSVLKQFFQTVAANNVGGFYEIWQRLTPQEQAVVENIAR, encoded by the coding sequence ATGACGTCCATCAAACAGCTTCTATTGGACATCCAGGCACCGGATAACGCGCGGATCAAGGCCGCCGAGGCCCAACTCGACTCATTGACCTCACCTGAACACGCCGCCAACTTTGCTCTAGCTCTCATCTCTGAATCAGACGACGGGTCCAACCCCTCGGGAACACGACAACTGGCCCTGCAGCTGCTACGACGAGTCATCTTGAAGACCTGGTCGATTGCGTAcgaggagtttggaggCTACCCGCTTCCCGAAGATGTCAAGAGCCGGGTGAAAACTGCACTCATTGGCCCTCTGTTGGCCGACCACGACACCCAGAACCTGGCGGCCCAGTGCCTGGCCAAAATCGCCTTCTGCGAGTTCCCAGACGAATGGCCCACTCTTATTGACCAGGTGGTCCAATTGATCGAGTCCGGAACCGCACCCATGGGCGGACTGCAACTACTGAAAGAACTATTTGCAGACACACTGTCGGAGATCCAGTTTTTCGGCATTGCTAACCAGATTATGACCATGCTACACAAGGTGGTCGCTTCGTACCCTCGAAACGACGTCAAGTGCGAAGCTGTCGCTGTTCTGCGAGTGTCTACGAACTTCTTCGCCATGACAGACACTAACAACGAAACTGTGTACCACGCCATTCAGGGCTGGTGCCAGCTCTTCGTGCCTATCTTGCAGCAAGATATCAACAAAGACGCGTACTCTCTCAACAAAGAAATCGTGCTGGCTCTGCAGGACTTCCGGAACTTTGCCCCGAAGCCTTTCGCCGAATGCATCTTGCCAGTATTCCAGGCATGCTTGGAAACCCTTCAAAAGGCAGCCAACGTCTACAGACAGACTCTGGAGAATCCGGACGACGAGCTGGTCGCATTTCTGGCCCAATTGCTGCTGTTTATTGACATTGCATCTTCCCAAACTGCTGTGGCCACCAACATCAAGTCGTCGTACATGGAGGAATGGACACACGCCATTCACAAGTGTGCTACTCTGTCAGGCCCCAAGATCGAGTCCTGGGAGGACTTTAACGTGTTTGTGACGGAAGAATCGGACCTGTTTCTCGGTACCTCGCTCAGATACAACGCTCTGCAGGTGATTGAGACCTGGTGTGAGTACATCAACATTAACTGGAACGTGCCCCATAATAACTGGCTGGACGTGGAGTCCTGGTTGTATCTCTGTAACGGAAAGGCAGGCCTTCCTGACCTCGTTGCTCAAAGTGCTACTTCTAATGAACCTATTCTGAGAGCTAGAGCTTACCTGTGTGATCCTTACACTTGCCAACCTGATGATCCAAGCGATCTGGCCGCCTGTGCATCTCTATTGGCGCTCATCAAGGACTCTACTCCTGATGTGAGTGCCCCTACTATTGTCCAAACAGTGGCTAGACTTGCTCCTGACGCTGATGACGATACTCCAGCAGTTCTTTGTGAAGCTCTGGTAGTGGCAGTCAGAAAGCAGCCCAATGTGCCCAATGTGATCCCCCTGCTGTTCGATATCGTTGAAGACGACGTGGGTAACGTGCAGACTGGAGAACAGGTGACTTCGGCCATTGACCACATGTCCCGTGACGTTTCTGAACAGGACTACCTCTCTATCGCCGAACAATGTGCCCCCTATATCACAAAGTTCCTCAACCAGGCGGAGGGAGGCTATACTTCTGCATCTGAGACTGCCATGGACGTTCTGACCAATCTTATGAACAACTCCCCTACCGAGGTTCTTCCCCATGGGTTTGTGAACCTCTTTTTCCCTGCTCTGATTCCCTTTTTGCGTTCTGGCGACGCTGATGTGCTTCAATCAACTACCACAGTTCTTCAGGTTCTGGTTGAGCGAGCTTCGGCTGAAATCGCTGCGTACAAGGTCGGTAACGAGTCAGGAGGACAAGTTGTTGTGCAGTATATTGCACACTTGCTCAACCCTGCCCTGGGAGATAATGCTCCTATTTTCATTGGCAAGCTCATCACGACTGTTATCGACAAATACCACAATGAGCTGGGTGCTATCAGCACAGAGATTCTGGATGCTACTGCCAGACGACTGGGAACTGCCGACAAGCCTCTGCAAGTCACAAACTTGATTCTCGTCTTCTGTCATTTCATCGAAGAGTCGCCCGAGAGTGTGGTGAATCTGCTTGCCGATATGAAGCTTGAGACTCCCAAGGGTGTCCAGACCggtctggaggctctgttGAAGAACTGGTTTGAGAAGTTCATTTACTCGtcaacttcttctctcccttCTGTGACTGCTCTTGGTTCTCTGTTCAAGCTGCAAGACCCCCGAAtcatggagatgattgTTGATGGCCGTCCTCTTCCTGTGGAGGCCGGCGTGGTTGTCACTCGGTCCATGGCCAAGCGAATGCAGACCTACGAGCAGATTTCGGCACAGCAGAAGATCATAGAGATGCTGATTGAGGATCTCAAATCGTGCGAAAACGACATTAATCgacaggagcaggagtcAAACGCAGGCGGGCATGCGGtgccagtggaagaggtggacgagGGAGACGACGAGTGGGAGGAACTCGATGGACTGGATGAGTTAGTTCACTGGGCTCAGAATGATGCCAAGGCGGATTTGGTTGATAACAAGGAGACCATGAGTGTCCTGAAACAGTTTTTCCAGACCGTAGCCGCTAACAATGTGGGAGGGTTCTATGAGATTTGGCAGAGATTGACACCCCAAGAGCAGGCTGTGGTGGAGAACATTGCCAGATAA
- a CDS encoding uncharacterized protein (Compare to YALI0B18502g, weakly similar to uniprot|Q9C0W5 Schizosaccharomyces pombe Hypothetical 17.7 kDa protein): MPEKSTTTSEIRSEISSASKDISSNAPIALKASGVFFSGLAAGGTLITTLYLRPIFSQMTTNAAYTVFNFVYGVGKVAFPLFAGLGAASFGGAAYIESQRTRKDVTPRKWYNPSSSTLLAYSAASLVAIVPYTLIVMKPCLTMLFDRRGEVVKGEDIMDLLNLWATHHLARVVLTSAGFLGGIVSLLK; the protein is encoded by the coding sequence ATGCCCGAAAAATCCACCACTACTAGCGAGATTCGATCGGAGATCTCGTCCGCCTCCAAAGacatctcctccaacgCCCCAATTGCCCTCAAGGCCTCGGGAGTCTTCTTTTCTGGACTGGCAGCTGGAGGAACCCTCATCACCACTCTGTACCTAAGACCCATCTTCAGCCAGATGACCACCAACGCCGCGTATACGGTTTTTAATTTCGTCTACGGCGTCGGCAAGGTGGCCTTCCCTCTGTTTGCCGGTCTGGGAGCTGCTTCTTTCGGAGGAGCCGCCTACATCGAGTCTCAGAGAACACGCAAGGACGTGACACCTCGAAAATGGTACAACCCCTCGTCAAGCACACTTCTGGCCTACTCCGCAGCTTCCCTGGTGGCCATTGTTCCCTACACTCTAATTGTCATGAAGCCCTGTCTCACCATGCTGTTtgaccgacgaggagaggtggtcaagggTGAGGATATTATGGATTTGTTGAACCTCTGGGCAACTCACCATCTCGCCAGAGTTGTCCTCACCTCTGCAGGCTTCCTGGGTGGTATTGTTTCGTTGCTGAAGTGA
- a CDS encoding uncharacterized protein (Compare to YALI0B18524g, similar to Saccharomyces cerevisiae CUE3 (YGL110C); ancestral locus Anc_6.145, some similarities with uniprot|P53137 Saccharomyces cerevisiae YGL110C Hypothetical 72.0 kDa protein in TAF60- MLC1 intergenic region) yields the protein MVLEIDNSYHAAHIPTYPSPEEKPLIPDQLWNLLIQGWIRVAEQHLIRVSDDNQRVENADILEISTWIDSYLKNTEEDQDADPKLNYLVYQLCLTCPFGVVLKPQSAWRFVLRYYAKNSRPVLNLLGGNPDLAEIAAMGLLEHARAFPQQYTQYYDSDGVSNLVVLRSLLDTGNKDKLEPLSQLFVGQKWLVNTLAAFPTETNYSQLTQKQKDLARALLYIVSTCLLSIPYISYFEKLMRSALFLDLKKKYHLAAVLLCATNFVDLIQVKFSKAAGFQGVISVLNIERDRLSEKPQLRFPVTKTKNDYNDFSVVEDAVASSSAAEPSDADAHTIMDMFPQFNLGQAKTLIQHHVTTEGAMEYILSNPDVMENPSSIPEWSSRATEGAPAVEISMDEYAPMPVHAAKSTPKYIFGKKEISTSLNPDEDAKSANLQHALRMIYESDEDERDDTYEGMEGGTEEDSQANAKLDKIQQYLFQLYSSNKQVFDKLDRKSKARAELKKTTEWSDEQIEGWARMLERNPRQFKMLESKQLEMGVSKNDQPVAEEKKDKEKGKGKGKEMEREMTPEQAAARQKQKQARDRRHKTQNKSSTHHRKSGHDRKMGKANFE from the coding sequence ATGGTTCTGGAAATTGACAACAGCTACCATGCGGCGCACATTCCCACTTACCCGTCCCCTGAGGAGAAGCCTCTGATTCCAGATCAACTGTGGAACCTCTTAATCCAGGGCTGGATCCGAGTAGCGGAGCAACACCTGATCCGGGTCTCAGACGATAACCAGCGGGTGGAGAACGCcgacattctggagatCTCGACCTGGATCGACTCATATTTGAAGAATACGGAGGAAGATCAAGACGCAGACCCCAAACTCAACTATCTGGTGTATCAGCTGTGCTTGACATGTCCATTTGGAGTTGTTCTGAAACCTCAGAGCGCCTGGCGGTTTGTGCTACGATACTACGCCAAGAACAGTCGGCCAGTTCTGAATCTGCTTGGAGGAAACCCCGATCTGGCCGAGATCGCAGCTATGGGTCTATTGGAGCACGCTAGAGCATTCCCTCAGCAATACACACAGTACTATGACTCTGACGGAGTCAGCAATCTGGTAGTGCTTCGATCTCTACTTGACACCggcaacaaggacaagttgGAGCCTCTCAGTCAACTGTTTGTGGGACAAAAGTGGCTGGTTAACACTTTAGCAGCATTCCCTACGGAAACCAACTACTCTCAATtgacacaaaaacagaAGGATCTGGCCAGGGCATTGCTGTATATTGTTTCTACATGTCTGCTTTCGATTCCCTATATTTCATATTTCGAGAAACTGATGCGATCTGctctgtttctggatctcaagaagaagtaccATCTGGCCGCAGTCCTCCTATGTGCCACCAACTTTGTGGATTTGATCCAGGTCAAGTTTTCAAAAGCCGCTGGTTTTCAAGGTGTGATCTCCGTGCTCAACATTGAGAGAGATCGACTGAGTGAAAAGCCTCAGCTGAGATTCCCCGTCACCAAGACAAAGAATGACTACAACGACTTCTCTGTCGTTGAAGATGCAGTCGCTTCGtcgtcagcagcagagccaTCCGACGCGGATGCCCATACCATCATGGATATGTTCCCTCAGTTTAACTTGGGCCAGGCTAAGACTCTTATTCAGCATCATGTCACCACAGAGGGAGCCATGGAGTATATTCTCAGCAACCCCGATGTAATGGAAAACCCCAGTTCGATTCCTGAATGGAGCAGTCGTGCCACAGAGGGTGCCCCTGCGGTTGAAATCTCAATGGACGAGTATGCACCCATGCCAGTTCATGCCGCCAAGTCTACTCCCAAGTATATCTTtggaaagaaggagatctCCACGTCTCTCAACCCCGACGAAGATGCTAAATCTGCCAATCTTCAGCATGCTTTGCGTATGATCTACGAGAgtgatgaagatgagagaGACGACACTTACGAGGGCATGGAGGGAGgcaccgaggaggactctCAGGCGAACGCCAAGCTCGACAAGATTCAGCAGTACCTGTTCCAGCTGTACTCTTCCAACAAGCAGGTGTTTGATAAGCTTGATCGTAAGAGCAAGGCTCGAgctgagctcaagaagacgACTGAGTGGTCCGACGAGCAGATCGAGGGCTGGGCAAGGATGCTGGAGCGAAACCCCCGACAGTTCAAGATGCTCGAGAgcaagcagctggagatgggCGTGTCTAAGAACGATCAGCCCGTGGCagaggaaaagaaggacaaggagaagggcaAGGGAAAGGgcaaggagatggagagagaAATGACCCCCGAACAGGCTGCTGCtagacagaaacagaagcaGGCCCGAGATAGACGGCACAAGACGCAGAACAAGAGCTCGACACATCATAGAAAGAGCGGACATGACCGGAAGATGGGTAAGGCAAACTTTGAGTAA